One genomic region from Candidatus Endomicrobiellum trichonymphae encodes:
- the tig gene encoding trigger factor yields the protein MSLENKTIDFKSAVVGEKLCSVTMDVEVSENIAADEIESAFSRIRRQAKIDGFRHGKVPMNIIRQKFAGEAKDRAIESIIKKTVLDALKKEEFVSIGFPIIEEFDYEVGQTLKYRFTAERHPKIEVKDYKGIPLKKEIFKITDKSLEQNLEVLRKRNAKLVPSKSDKVTEKSFVSIDYDAFDAYGKELPEIRAKNYVIDLNSENTVKEFKKALSGLKIGAERDIKIEYPSDYSSEILAGKTVTFKIKVIEIKEKEIPDLNDDFAKDMGIENLGNLKTKVKEIVETEEKRRQDMDIERQIIEYLLEKNKFEVPQSLVTENKKSLVEKMKNYMKRQGASEEYVKKQVELEQKKLKEEAENKIRLSYILNAIFKDENLAMTDADIEEEKSKMKTSNPGMENAVDKYFAEKKENIMLSLKGQKLFGFLLASANVETEEKDMLLKKDENEK from the coding sequence ATGTCCCTGGAAAATAAGACGATTGATTTTAAATCCGCAGTTGTTGGCGAAAAATTGTGCTCTGTAACTATGGATGTTGAAGTTTCAGAAAATATTGCTGCCGATGAAATTGAATCTGCTTTTAGCCGGATCCGGAGGCAGGCAAAAATTGACGGATTCAGACACGGGAAAGTCCCGATGAATATTATTAGACAGAAGTTTGCCGGCGAAGCTAAGGATCGAGCCATAGAAAGCATCATAAAAAAAACCGTTTTAGATGCTCTTAAAAAAGAAGAATTTGTTTCGATTGGTTTTCCGATAATTGAAGAATTTGACTATGAGGTCGGACAGACTCTAAAATATCGTTTTACCGCAGAACGTCATCCAAAAATCGAAGTAAAAGATTATAAAGGCATTCCGTTAAAAAAAGAAATTTTCAAAATTACTGATAAAAGTTTAGAACAAAATCTTGAAGTTTTAAGAAAAAGGAACGCAAAACTTGTTCCATCTAAATCCGATAAAGTTACAGAAAAGAGTTTTGTTTCCATTGATTATGATGCTTTTGACGCTTATGGCAAGGAGCTTCCTGAAATTAGGGCAAAAAACTATGTTATTGATTTAAATTCCGAAAATACCGTTAAAGAATTTAAAAAAGCTTTAAGTGGCTTAAAAATCGGTGCTGAGAGGGATATAAAAATTGAATATCCTTCGGATTATTCAAGTGAAATTTTAGCGGGAAAAACCGTAACATTTAAAATAAAAGTGATTGAAATAAAAGAAAAAGAGATTCCAGATCTAAACGATGATTTTGCAAAAGATATGGGAATTGAAAATCTTGGAAATTTAAAAACAAAAGTAAAAGAAATCGTAGAAACTGAAGAAAAACGCCGTCAGGACATGGACATTGAAAGGCAAATTATTGAATATTTGCTTGAGAAAAATAAATTTGAAGTTCCCCAGTCTTTAGTTACAGAGAATAAAAAATCATTAGTTGAAAAAATGAAAAACTATATGAAAAGGCAGGGTGCTTCTGAAGAATATGTTAAAAAACAGGTTGAACTCGAGCAGAAAAAACTTAAAGAAGAAGCGGAGAATAAAATAAGACTTTCTTATATTTTGAATGCAATATTTAAAGATGAAAATCTTGCTATGACCGATGCTGATATTGAGGAAGAAAAAAGTAAAATGAAAACTTCAAATCCGGGCATGGAAAATGCGGTTGATAAATATTTTGCAGAAAAAAAAGAGAATATAATGCTTTCGCTTAAAGGACAAAAACTCTTTGGGTTTTTGCTTGCCAGTGCAAATGTTGAAACGGAAGAAAAGGATATGCTGTTAAAAAAAGACGAGAATGAAAAATGA
- a CDS encoding ATP-dependent Clp protease proteolytic subunit, translating into MPLLIPTVIERWNQGAAVTYDLYSRLLKDRIIFVGGQDGAVTTDSANVLIAQLLYLDSEDQGKDISLYINSPGGMVSAGLAVYDTMQFIKSPITTICMGMAMSFGAVLLAAGTKGKRYALTHSRIMIHQPLIYGGGLSGTVSDIDIEAKELVSTKQKLSGIIAEHTGKTSERVLKDTDRNCYMSAQEAKEYGLIDEVIVNLKQ; encoded by the coding sequence ATGCCATTACTGATACCTACAGTAATAGAAAGGTGGAATCAGGGAGCCGCCGTAACGTATGATTTGTATTCGAGGCTTCTCAAAGACAGAATTATTTTTGTCGGCGGGCAAGACGGAGCCGTTACCACTGATTCTGCAAACGTTTTAATAGCACAGCTTTTGTATTTAGACTCAGAAGATCAGGGAAAAGATATAAGTTTATACATCAATTCGCCAGGCGGTATGGTTAGTGCCGGACTTGCCGTTTATGATACTATGCAGTTTATAAAAAGTCCGATAACCACAATTTGTATGGGTATGGCAATGTCTTTTGGCGCTGTTCTGCTTGCCGCGGGAACAAAAGGCAAAAGATATGCTTTGACGCATTCCCGCATAATGATACATCAGCCTTTGATTTACGGAGGCGGTTTGTCGGGTACGGTTTCCGATATTGATATAGAAGCAAAAGAACTTGTCTCGACAAAACAGAAGCTTTCCGGAATAATTGCAGAGCATACTGGAAAGACGTCAGAACGAGTGTTGAAAGACACCGATAGAAATTGTTATATGTCGGCACAGGAAGCAAAAGAATATGGTCTTATTGATGAAGTGATAGTTAATTTGAAGCAGTAG
- the clpX gene encoding ATP-dependent Clp protease ATP-binding subunit ClpX has translation MGIDFSEKCCIFCNKGYPYKLVGTSGVYICEECAKHSLELFENLNKKESKETMLRLPKPGELKRFLDAYVIGQEHAKKILSVAVYNHYKRLEAIVSKDDVELQKSNVLLIGPTGAGKTLLAQTLAKILDVPFAISDATVLTEAGYVGEDVENILLRLIQNASFDIRKAEKGIIYIDEIDKISRKSDTPSITRDVSGEGVQQALLKILEGTIANISPQGGRKHPQQEYLKIDTTNILFICGGAFDGLEKIIEKRLSKKTLGFITDGSNNRNDFKNMDYTLSRVESEDLIKFGLIPEFIGRVPVISALNHLSTSDLVHILTEPKNALIKQYQKMFQFENVELKFEREALEKIAEEALKRGSGARGLRSIIENILLDAMFDIPDNTSVVKSIVMAETVTRREKPKFVYKGTKETA, from the coding sequence ATGGGAATTGATTTTAGCGAAAAGTGTTGTATATTTTGTAACAAAGGCTATCCCTATAAATTAGTCGGGACAAGTGGTGTTTATATTTGTGAGGAATGCGCAAAACATTCGTTGGAACTTTTTGAAAATTTGAATAAAAAAGAATCAAAAGAAACTATGTTAAGACTGCCAAAACCAGGCGAATTAAAAAGGTTTCTTGATGCTTATGTTATAGGACAGGAACATGCAAAGAAGATTTTATCTGTCGCAGTATATAACCATTATAAGAGGCTTGAGGCTATTGTATCGAAAGATGATGTTGAACTTCAAAAATCCAATGTTTTGCTTATAGGTCCTACGGGAGCAGGCAAAACTCTTTTGGCTCAGACGTTGGCAAAAATACTTGATGTTCCGTTTGCCATTTCCGATGCCACTGTGCTAACGGAAGCGGGATATGTAGGAGAAGATGTTGAAAACATACTTTTAAGGCTTATACAAAATGCAAGTTTTGATATTAGAAAAGCGGAAAAAGGCATAATTTATATTGATGAAATAGATAAGATTTCAAGAAAGTCCGATACTCCGTCTATAACAAGAGACGTTTCTGGCGAAGGTGTTCAGCAGGCTCTTTTGAAAATTCTTGAAGGAACGATCGCAAATATTTCTCCGCAGGGCGGGAGAAAACATCCGCAGCAGGAATATCTGAAAATAGATACCACAAACATTCTTTTTATTTGCGGCGGTGCTTTTGACGGACTTGAAAAGATAATAGAAAAACGGTTGTCAAAAAAAACTTTGGGTTTTATAACGGATGGCTCGAATAATAGGAATGATTTTAAAAATATGGATTATACCCTTTCTAGAGTTGAAAGCGAAGATTTAATAAAATTCGGTCTTATACCGGAGTTTATAGGAAGAGTTCCCGTGATTTCGGCATTAAACCATTTGTCAACGTCGGATCTGGTTCATATTTTGACGGAACCTAAAAACGCTTTAATAAAACAGTATCAGAAAATGTTTCAGTTTGAAAATGTCGAACTTAAGTTTGAGAGAGAAGCTTTGGAAAAAATAGCGGAAGAGGCTTTAAAAAGAGGTTCTGGAGCGAGAGGTTTAAGATCAATTATAGAAAATATACTGCTTGATGCAATGTTTGACATTCCGGATAATACTTCAGTTGTAAAAAGCATCGTTATGGCTGAAACTGTGACAAGAAGAGAAAAGCCAAAATTTGTGTATAAAGGTACGAAGGAGACTGCATGA
- the lon gene encoding endopeptidase La, producing MSELDRFSNDKNEMPKIPDVLPLLPVRDIILYPAMVLPLAVGREKSIKALEESMSTNRLVFIVTQKNIQIEDPTPKDIYNIGTICEVLQMLKMPDGTLKALVEGISRAQWTDFKLSDKGYIEVGLKVFDENTLKMPEVEAIMRQTIALFEQYVKLNPRIPIDISVSVSNIADPARLADTIASHLVIKNNDKQTILELVDPVKRLEKIIQILNAEIEILNIERRIQNRVRNQIEKTQKEYYLTEQMKAIQKELKQKDEAQKDLDDLKGKLKKTKMPQAAKSAADKEMSRLEKMMPMSPEATVIRTYLEWILDLPWDESTIDNLDLNRAKEVLDQDHYGLEKVKDRVLEYLAVLSRVQKIKGPILCFIGPPGVGKTSIAKSVARSLGRNFVRISMGGVKDEAEIRGHRRTYIGSMPGKIIQSIKKAGSNNPVFILDEIDKIGSDWRGDPSSALLEVLDPEQNYTFNDHYLDVDFDLSNVMFITTANTLNNIPVTLFDRLELIRFSSYTDVEKRHIAEDFIVPKQLKEHGLKPEEFIFDDGALDIVIKNYTHEAGVRNLTREIANLCRKVVKGLEFNKELKSITIKPENLNKYLGIAYYERERIAENDVGVATGLAWTEVGGETLTIEVNKMGGKNSLVLTGKLGDVMKESAQAALTYVRSSSQKLKIDENMFSNTDFHVHVPEGAVPKDGPSAGIALATALASVCMNKPIKKKIAMTGEVTLRGRVLSIGGLKEKVLAAYREGITMILFPESNKKDLVDIPEDVIKKLQMIPVSHMDEVISLTIERLPENKNIKMDKRNGENGI from the coding sequence ATGAGCGAATTGGATAGATTCAGTAATGATAAGAACGAAATGCCAAAAATTCCTGATGTACTTCCGCTTCTTCCTGTAAGAGATATAATTTTGTATCCGGCAATGGTGTTGCCGCTTGCCGTAGGCAGGGAAAAGTCAATCAAGGCTTTGGAAGAATCCATGTCGACAAACAGGCTTGTTTTTATAGTTACGCAGAAAAATATTCAGATTGAAGATCCAACGCCTAAGGATATTTATAATATAGGAACCATATGCGAAGTGCTTCAGATGTTGAAAATGCCTGACGGTACGTTAAAAGCTCTTGTAGAGGGTATAAGCAGAGCGCAGTGGACGGATTTTAAATTAAGCGATAAAGGCTATATTGAAGTAGGATTGAAAGTTTTTGACGAGAATACCTTAAAAATGCCTGAAGTTGAGGCAATTATGAGACAAACTATCGCTCTTTTTGAGCAGTATGTGAAATTAAATCCCAGAATACCTATTGATATCTCTGTTTCTGTAAGCAACATTGCGGATCCCGCAAGACTTGCAGATACCATAGCGTCGCACCTTGTAATAAAAAATAACGATAAGCAGACGATTCTCGAACTTGTAGATCCCGTTAAGCGTTTAGAGAAAATAATCCAGATACTTAATGCGGAGATAGAAATATTAAACATTGAAAGACGTATTCAGAACAGAGTGAGAAACCAGATAGAAAAGACACAAAAAGAATACTATTTAACCGAACAGATGAAAGCCATTCAGAAAGAGCTTAAGCAGAAAGACGAGGCACAAAAAGACCTTGATGATTTGAAAGGCAAGCTTAAAAAAACGAAAATGCCGCAGGCTGCAAAAAGTGCCGCAGACAAAGAGATGTCAAGGCTTGAAAAGATGATGCCGATGTCTCCGGAGGCTACGGTTATAAGAACATATCTTGAATGGATTTTAGATTTGCCGTGGGATGAATCTACTATTGATAATTTGGATTTAAATAGAGCTAAAGAAGTTTTAGATCAGGATCACTACGGACTTGAGAAAGTTAAAGACAGAGTTTTAGAATATCTTGCTGTTTTATCAAGAGTGCAAAAAATAAAAGGTCCTATTCTCTGTTTTATCGGACCTCCCGGAGTGGGCAAGACTTCCATTGCAAAATCCGTTGCAAGAAGTCTCGGAAGAAATTTTGTAAGAATTTCAATGGGCGGTGTAAAAGATGAAGCTGAGATAAGAGGACACAGACGTACTTATATAGGCTCAATGCCCGGAAAAATCATACAGTCGATAAAAAAAGCGGGCTCTAACAATCCTGTGTTTATTCTTGACGAAATAGATAAAATCGGTTCCGACTGGAGAGGCGATCCGTCTTCGGCGCTGCTTGAAGTTTTGGATCCGGAACAGAATTATACTTTTAACGATCATTATCTTGATGTGGATTTTGATTTGTCAAACGTTATGTTTATAACTACGGCAAATACTTTGAACAATATTCCGGTCACGCTGTTTGATAGGTTGGAGCTTATAAGATTTTCCAGCTATACAGATGTCGAAAAACGACACATAGCCGAAGATTTTATAGTTCCCAAACAGTTAAAAGAACACGGATTAAAACCGGAAGAATTTATTTTTGACGACGGTGCTCTTGATATTGTGATTAAAAATTATACGCATGAAGCTGGCGTCCGTAATTTAACGAGGGAAATTGCAAACCTTTGCAGAAAAGTTGTAAAGGGACTTGAATTTAACAAGGAATTGAAATCAATAACTATTAAGCCTGAAAATCTTAATAAATATCTAGGTATAGCTTATTATGAGAGAGAAAGAATAGCGGAAAACGATGTCGGAGTGGCAACGGGGCTTGCATGGACAGAAGTCGGTGGCGAGACGCTGACGATAGAAGTAAATAAAATGGGAGGCAAAAATTCTTTAGTTCTTACTGGAAAACTCGGTGACGTTATGAAAGAATCTGCGCAGGCTGCTTTGACTTATGTTCGTTCGTCATCGCAAAAACTGAAAATAGATGAAAATATGTTTTCAAATACCGACTTTCACGTACATGTGCCGGAAGGAGCAGTGCCAAAAGATGGACCTAGCGCTGGAATTGCTTTGGCGACCGCTCTTGCTTCAGTCTGTATGAATAAGCCGATAAAAAAGAAAATTGCAATGACCGGCGAGGTTACATTGAGAGGGAGAGTACTCAGTATAGGTGGACTTAAAGAAAAAGTTCTTGCCGCTTACAGGGAAGGAATAACGATGATACTGTTTCCTGAAAGTAATAAAAAAGATTTGGTTGACATACCCGAAGATGTGATAAAGAAATTGCAGATGATACCTGTTTCCCATATGGATGAAGTAATTTCCTTGACAATAGAACGTCTACCCGAAAATAAAAATATAAAAATGGATAAGAGGAATGGAGAAAATGGGATATGA
- a CDS encoding pyridoxal-phosphate-dependent aminotransferase family protein, whose product MMNRYLLTPGPVPIPPEIALKGALPIFHHRTDEFAAVYKNIAEGLKYIFQTENEVYVLAASGTGAMEMAVANLLSPGDKIIVASCGDFGDRWAEIAQGYGIRVIAASVRWGKTVKPAEIERVLKENPDAKAVYTTFTETSTGVANDIKSVGGIVSKTDAVLVVDAISGLAGQEFRTDEWKVDVAISASQKGFMLAPGLAFITLSGKAWKLVETSKIPKFYFDIKKYKKFYSAGETPFTPPLTLIAALQESVRLIKERGLENIWNDCKLLARAARAAMKALGLELFGEVPCEIVTSASVPVDIGIKIVKTLREKYGVSIASGQGDLKGRIIRFAHLGCIGKADLLAGFTCLEMVLIELGVKIEKGKAAAAVEEILLKT is encoded by the coding sequence ATGATGAATCGCTATCTCCTGACACCGGGACCTGTACCTATTCCTCCCGAAATTGCTCTTAAAGGAGCACTGCCTATATTTCATCACAGAACAGATGAGTTTGCAGCGGTTTATAAAAATATTGCGGAAGGTTTAAAATATATTTTTCAGACTGAAAATGAAGTATATGTACTGGCTGCTTCCGGAACGGGCGCAATGGAAATGGCTGTTGCAAATCTTTTGAGTCCGGGGGACAAAATTATAGTTGCAAGTTGCGGAGATTTTGGCGATAGATGGGCGGAAATAGCGCAGGGATACGGAATAAGAGTTATTGCTGCTTCTGTCAGATGGGGAAAAACAGTAAAGCCCGCTGAAATAGAAAGAGTGCTCAAAGAAAACCCTGATGCTAAAGCTGTTTATACGACGTTTACTGAGACATCTACGGGTGTTGCAAACGACATTAAATCTGTCGGTGGAATAGTTTCAAAAACAGACGCTGTTTTAGTTGTTGATGCAATTTCTGGACTTGCAGGTCAAGAGTTTAGAACAGATGAATGGAAAGTCGACGTGGCAATTTCCGCTTCGCAGAAAGGTTTTATGCTTGCTCCCGGTCTTGCTTTTATAACGTTAAGCGGTAAGGCATGGAAACTAGTTGAAACTTCAAAAATTCCAAAATTCTATTTTGACATTAAAAAATATAAAAAGTTTTATTCTGCAGGTGAAACTCCTTTTACTCCTCCACTGACTCTTATTGCTGCTCTTCAGGAGTCGGTAAGACTTATTAAAGAAAGGGGCTTGGAAAATATATGGAACGATTGCAAACTTCTTGCAAGAGCCGCAAGAGCCGCAATGAAAGCTCTCGGTTTGGAGCTTTTCGGCGAAGTTCCATGCGAAATTGTTACAAGTGCTTCAGTTCCTGTTGACATTGGGATTAAAATAGTTAAAACATTGAGAGAAAAATACGGAGTGTCTATTGCCAGCGGGCAGGGCGATTTGAAAGGCAGAATTATAAGATTTGCGCATTTGGGCTGTATCGGCAAAGCCGACTTGCTTGCGGGTTTTACATGTCTTGAAATGGTGTTGATTGAACTTGGCGTAAAAATTGAGAAAGGAAAAGCAGCAGCAGCCGTTGAGGAAATATTGCTTAAGACATAG
- the purF gene encoding amidophosphoribosyltransferase has translation MCGIIGVENNENAAVLASAGLLTLQHRGEESAGITISGSEKMRTFKAMGLVSRIFNEEILLNKLPGTVAIGHVRYTTSSKSSLINAQPFQISCIHGNISVAHNGNITNFSKIKELLLKKGAIFNHTSDTEILLHLIAMSKGSFADIIANSLRKLEGAFSLVILKDRTLIGARDSNGFRPLVLGKIDNSYIISSESAAVEVIGGKYIRDIKPGEIIVIEDGQIKKSLIYKKGRRQTSCIFEQVYFSRPDSVMFEQTIKEARVKMGEYLAQQMKNIKADIVMPVPDTGYFAALGFSRTSGILFENGFIRNHYVGRSFIKPSQNLRNLTSTLKLRPIGEVVNGKEIILIDDSIVRGTTSKRLMNILKKTGAKKIHFALSCPPIIDSCYYGIDTPSREYLIAANNSVEEIKEYLNVDSLNFLSLDNLIKACSADNKKSDVFCAACFTGKYPTKISKST, from the coding sequence ATGTGTGGAATAATTGGCGTTGAAAACAATGAAAATGCTGCTGTTTTAGCTTCGGCGGGACTTCTTACTTTGCAGCATAGAGGAGAAGAATCTGCCGGTATTACGATAAGCGGTAGTGAAAAGATGAGAACTTTTAAAGCTATGGGGCTTGTCTCAAGAATTTTCAATGAAGAAATCTTATTGAACAAACTTCCTGGGACTGTTGCCATAGGACATGTTCGCTATACAACTTCTTCAAAAAGCTCTTTAATAAATGCCCAACCTTTTCAGATAAGCTGTATTCATGGAAATATTTCCGTAGCGCATAACGGGAACATTACAAATTTTTCTAAAATAAAAGAACTGCTTTTAAAAAAAGGTGCGATTTTCAATCATACTTCGGATACCGAAATATTGCTTCATCTTATAGCGATGTCTAAAGGAAGTTTTGCCGACATAATTGCAAATTCGCTGCGTAAACTCGAAGGTGCTTTTTCGTTGGTAATACTTAAAGACAGAACTCTTATAGGCGCAAGAGATAGTAATGGTTTTAGACCTTTAGTTTTAGGGAAAATAGATAATTCCTATATAATATCTTCGGAAAGTGCCGCTGTTGAGGTTATCGGAGGCAAATATATAAGAGACATAAAACCAGGCGAGATTATTGTTATAGAAGACGGACAGATTAAGAAATCTCTTATATATAAAAAAGGCAGAAGACAAACCAGCTGTATTTTTGAACAGGTTTATTTTTCAAGACCTGATAGTGTAATGTTTGAACAGACTATAAAAGAAGCTAGAGTAAAAATGGGAGAATATCTTGCACAGCAAATGAAAAATATAAAAGCCGATATTGTTATGCCTGTTCCTGACACAGGTTATTTCGCAGCGCTCGGATTTTCAAGGACGTCGGGAATACTTTTTGAAAATGGCTTTATAAGAAATCATTACGTCGGAAGATCTTTTATAAAACCGTCGCAGAACTTAAGAAATTTGACCTCAACGCTTAAGCTTCGTCCGATAGGAGAAGTTGTAAACGGGAAAGAAATAATACTTATTGACGATTCGATAGTGAGAGGAACCACTTCAAAAAGATTAATGAATATTTTAAAGAAAACCGGGGCAAAGAAAATACATTTTGCCTTGTCTTGTCCGCCTATAATTGATTCGTGCTATTACGGGATTGATACTCCAAGTAGAGAATATTTGATAGCTGCCAATAATTCGGTGGAAGAGATAAAAGAATATTTGAATGTCGACAGCCTAAACTTTTTAAGTTTAGACAATCTTATTAAGGCTTGTTCTGCAGATAATAAAAAAAGCGATGTTTTCTGCGCAGCGTGTTTTACCGGGAAATATCCTACAAAAATTTCAAAGAGTACCTAG
- a CDS encoding CTP synthase — protein sequence MAKYIFITGGVVSSLGKGISGASIGRLLQLHGFKVNMIKFDPYINVDPGTMNPYQHGEVFVTIDGTESDLDLGTYERFLDVYTSRANTNTAGDIYQTVINRERRGDYDGATVQVIPHVTDEIKKRFAALKDSCDISIIEIGGTVGDIEGLPFMEAARQFQLENKNEDVFSIHVTLVPYIAGAHELKTKPTQHSVNKLREIGISPDMIICRTEHSLDEPLKKKISLFCNVREDCVIEALDSPSIYYIPEAFYKQNTDSLIVGKLNIISKKKFDKTWFTKIKSTGEFNERVKIAVVGKYADLKDAYKSIDESLNIASSELNTKAEVRYLGAEDKNLVRKLENYDAVLVPGGFGSRGIDGKIRAITYARENKTPFLGICLGMQCSVIEISRNLAKLENANSTEFDENTKYPVIKILDEQRNIKYRGNTMRLGNYKSEIKKSTLAYNLYKTTKIEERHRHRYEMNPEFIETLEKVGLLVSAYHKKKLPEIVEMKNHPFFIGVQFHPEFGSRPMKAHPLFKGLISAALKNK from the coding sequence ATGGCGAAGTATATTTTTATTACCGGCGGAGTTGTGAGTTCTTTGGGCAAAGGTATTTCTGGTGCAAGCATAGGCAGACTCCTGCAGCTTCACGGCTTTAAAGTTAATATGATAAAGTTTGATCCTTATATAAATGTAGATCCGGGAACAATGAATCCTTATCAGCATGGTGAAGTTTTTGTGACAATAGACGGTACGGAATCAGACTTGGATTTAGGAACTTATGAAAGATTTTTGGACGTTTATACAAGCAGGGCAAATACTAATACTGCGGGTGATATTTACCAAACTGTAATCAACAGGGAAAGAAGAGGAGATTACGACGGGGCTACGGTTCAGGTAATACCTCATGTTACTGATGAAATAAAGAAGCGTTTTGCGGCATTAAAAGATAGTTGTGATATTTCAATAATTGAAATCGGAGGAACGGTCGGGGATATTGAAGGTCTGCCTTTTATGGAAGCTGCAAGACAGTTTCAGCTTGAAAATAAAAATGAAGATGTTTTCAGCATACATGTTACTCTGGTTCCGTATATTGCGGGTGCGCACGAGTTAAAAACGAAACCTACTCAGCATTCAGTCAACAAATTAAGAGAAATAGGAATTTCTCCCGATATGATAATATGCAGAACGGAGCATAGCCTTGACGAACCGTTAAAGAAAAAAATATCGCTTTTTTGTAACGTGAGAGAAGATTGTGTGATCGAGGCATTGGACAGTCCGTCGATTTATTATATTCCCGAAGCTTTCTATAAACAAAATACCGATTCTTTGATAGTAGGAAAACTTAACATAATATCTAAAAAAAAATTTGATAAAACATGGTTTACAAAAATAAAATCTACCGGTGAATTTAATGAAAGAGTTAAAATTGCCGTTGTAGGAAAATACGCAGATTTAAAAGATGCTTACAAATCTATTGACGAATCTTTAAATATTGCCTCGTCAGAGTTAAATACAAAAGCTGAAGTGCGCTATCTTGGAGCCGAAGATAAGAATTTGGTTAGAAAATTGGAGAATTATGATGCTGTTTTGGTCCCCGGAGGATTTGGCAGTAGGGGCATAGATGGTAAGATAAGGGCAATAACTTATGCAAGAGAAAATAAAACTCCATTTCTTGGGATATGTTTGGGAATGCAGTGTAGCGTTATAGAGATATCAAGAAATTTAGCAAAACTTGAAAATGCAAATTCTACGGAATTTGATGAAAATACAAAATACCCGGTAATAAAAATTCTTGATGAGCAGAGAAATATCAAATATAGAGGTAATACTATGAGGCTTGGAAATTACAAGTCTGAAATCAAGAAAAGTACGTTGGCATATAATTTATATAAAACTACTAAAATTGAGGAAAGACACAGACACAGATATGAAATGAATCCAGAGTTTATAGAAACATTGGAAAAAGTCGGACTTTTGGTAAGTGCATATCATAAGAAAAAGCTTCCCGAAATTGTCGAGATGAAAAATCATCCGTTTTTTATAGGAGTGCAGTTTCATCCCGAGTTCGGTTCAAGACCTATGAAAGCTCATCCGCTTTTTAAAGGTCTTATCAGTGCGGCGCTTAAAAATAAGTAA